A stretch of [Clostridium] scindens DNA encodes these proteins:
- the rplF gene encoding 50S ribosomal protein L6 has product MSRIGRLPIAVPAGVTVEIAENNKVTVKGPKGTLEKELPVEMEIKQEGDEIVVTRPNDLKKMKSLHGLTRTLINNMVVGVTDGYQKVLEVNGVGYRAAKSGNKLTLSLGYSHPVEMIDPEGVETVMEGQNKIIVKGIDKEKVGQYAAEIRDKRRPEPYKGKGIKYADEVIRRKVGKTGKK; this is encoded by the coding sequence ATGTCACGTATAGGAAGACTGCCAATCGCAGTTCCAGCAGGAGTAACTGTTGAGATTGCAGAGAATAACAAAGTGACTGTAAAAGGTCCAAAGGGAACACTTGAAAAAGAACTTCCGGTAGAGATGGAAATCAAGCAGGAAGGCGACGAAATTGTTGTAACAAGACCGAACGACTTAAAGAAGATGAAATCTCTTCATGGTCTTACAAGAACACTGATCAACAACATGGTTGTTGGCGTTACAGACGGATACCAGAAGGTTCTGGAAGTAAACGGTGTTGGATATAGAGCAGCAAAATCAGGAAACAAGTTGACATTAAGTCTTGGATACTCTCACCCAGTAGAGATGATTGACCCAGAAGGCGTTGAGACGGTAATGGAAGGACAGAACAAAATTATCGTTAAGGGTATCGATAAAGAAAAAGTAGGCCAATACGCAGCTGAAATCAGAGATAAGAGAAGACCTGAGCCATACAAGGGCAAAGGTATTAAATATGCTGATGAAGTTATTAGACGTAAAGTTGGTAAGACTGGTAAGAAATAA
- a CDS encoding type Z 30S ribosomal protein S14: protein MAKTAMKLKQQRKQKFSTREYNRCRICGRPHAYLRKYGICRVCFRELAYKGQIPGVKKASW from the coding sequence ATGGCTAAGACAGCGATGAAATTAAAACAGCAGCGCAAGCAGAAATTCTCTACAAGAGAATACAATCGTTGCAGAATCTGTGGACGTCCACATGCATATTTGAGAAAATATGGCATCTGCCGTGTTTGCTTCCGCGAACTGGCATATAAAGGACAGATTCCAGGCGTTAAAAAGGCTAGTTGGTAG
- the rpsH gene encoding 30S ribosomal protein S8, which produces MTMSDPIADMLTRIRNANTAKHDTVDVPSSKMKLAIASILLDEGYIEKYDIIEDGIFKTIRITLKYGADKNEKVITGLKRISKPGLRVYAGSADVPKVFGGLGTAIISTNHGVITDKEARKLGVGGEVLCYVW; this is translated from the coding sequence ATGACTATGAGTGATCCAATCGCAGATATGCTTACAAGAATCCGTAATGCAAATACTGCTAAACATGATACAGTAGATGTACCATCATCTAAGATGAAGCTTGCTATCGCTAGCATCTTACTGGATGAAGGATATATTGAGAAATATGACATCATCGAAGATGGAATATTCAAGACCATCCGTATTACGCTGAAATACGGCGCAGATAAGAACGAGAAGGTAATCACGGGACTTAAGAGAATCTCTAAGCCAGGACTTCGTGTTTACGCTGGAAGCGCTGACGTACCGAAGGTATTCGGCGGACTTGGAACAGCAATCATCTCAACAAACCATGGCGTAATCACAGACAAAGAAGCAAGAAAACTGGGCGTAGGCGGAGAAGTACTCTGCTACGTATGGTAG
- the rplR gene encoding 50S ribosomal protein L18, whose product MVSKKSRSEVRVKKHRRIRNRLSGTPECPRLAVFRSNNHMYAQIIDDTVGNTLVSASTLQKDVKAELEKTNNVDAAAYLGKVIAEKAIEKGIKDVVFDRGGFIYQGKIQALADAAREAGLNF is encoded by the coding sequence ATGGTTAGCAAAAAATCAAGAAGTGAAGTTCGCGTAAAGAAGCACAGAAGAATACGTAACCGTTTAAGTGGCACGCCTGAGTGCCCACGTTTAGCTGTGTTTAGAAGCAATAATCATATGTATGCTCAAATTATTGACGATACAGTTGGAAATACTCTGGTTTCCGCTTCCACTCTTCAGAAAGATGTGAAGGCAGAATTGGAAAAAACTAACAACGTTGATGCAGCAGCATATTTAGGAAAAGTAATTGCCGAAAAGGCAATTGAAAAGGGTATTAAGGATGTAGTCTTTGATAGAGGCGGCTTTATATACCAGGGCAAGATTCAGGCATTAGCAGACGCAGCAAGAGAAGCTGGATTGAATTTCTAG